One genomic region from Phragmites australis chromosome 1, lpPhrAust1.1, whole genome shotgun sequence encodes:
- the LOC133891130 gene encoding cytosolic sulfotransferase 18-like, with amino-acid sequence MAQAKESETKMPTEPVISSESHLDLVSKLPTREGLPLSLVLYKNYWLLPHHADKIMLLQDSFNARPDDTILATNPKCGTTWLKALAFTITNRSRYDFSNHPLLTSHPHEIISFLEVPLGKELTYVEKLPSPRLLATHMPLSLLPKSVANHGCRIVYICREPKDAFVSGWHFGNEIHIGRSTDLDTAFNMFCEGYWPNGPFWDHCLEYWKESIARPDRVLFLKYEEMMADPVNSVKRLATFLGDPFTGDEEEGGVPEEVVRLCSFKMLSELQTNMIGELHRRENVVFKKSAYFRRGKVGDWVNHMSEEMGRKLDYIVEEKFKGSGLLL; translated from the coding sequence ATGGCACAAGCCAAAGAAAGTGAAACAAAGATGCCAACAGAACCAGTCATTTCATCTGAAAGCCACCTTGATCTTGTATCCAAGCTTCCAACAAGAGAGGGGCTGCCACTGTCGCTGGTCCTCTACAAGAACTATTGGCTCTTGCCGCATCATGCCGATAAAATCATGCTCCTCCAAGATAGCTTCAATGCTCGTCCCGACGACACCATCCTCGCGACGAATCCCAAGTGTGGCACCACCTGGCTGAAAGCCCTCGCGTTCACTATCACCAACCGCTCTCGGTATGACTTCTCTAACCACCCGCTACTCACCAGCCATCCCCATGAGATCATATCTTTCCTCGAGGTCCCTCTGGGCAAGGAACTAACCTATGTCGAGAAGCTCCCCTCTCCAAGGCTTCTTGCCACTCATATGCCCCTTTCGCTTCTCCCCAAGTCCGTGGCCAACCATGGCTGTAGAATTGTTTACATCTGTCGGGAGCCCAAAGACGCCTTTGTGTCAGGGTGGCACTTTGGGAATGAGATACACATAGGACGTAGCACTGACTTGGACACTGCGTTCAATATGTTTTGCGAGGGTTACTGGCCCAACGGACCTTTCTGGGATCACTGCCTCGAGTATTGGAAAGAGAGCATCGCAAGGCCTGATAGAGTTCTCTTCCTGAAGTATGAGGAGATGATGGCAGATCCTGTTAATTCTGTCAAGAGGCTTGCAACGTTCCTTGGTGACCCATTCACTGGCGATGAAGAAGAGGGTGGGGTTCCCGAGGAGGTGGTGAGGTTATGCAGTTTTAAGATGCTTAGTGAGTTGCAAACCAATATGATAGGAGAGCTTCATCGAAGGGAAAATGTTGTCTTTAAGAAATCAGCATACTTTAGGAGGGGGAAAGTGGGGGATTGGGTAAATCACATGAGTGAAGAGATGGGGAGAAAGTTGGACTACATCGTGGAAGAGAAATTCAAGGGGTCCGGCCTTCTGCTTTGA